Part of the Terriglobales bacterium genome, GGAAGGCAATGGAGTTCTCCATGGCAAAGCGTTTGGCGGCCATCATCTTCATCTTCGTGTGCACGGCGGTGGCGTGGCTGATCCTGGGCGCGACCATCATGAACCGCACCTACGACATGGACAGCGGGCTGAAGGAGAAGGTCGCGTCGAACTGGGGGACGCAGCAGAAACAGTCGCCGCCCGAGGCGACGTGGACGCGCACGCGCAAGCAGACGAACCTGGTCGCGACCGAGAACGGCAAGACCGAGCGGCGCGAGGTTGAGGTGGTCGATGCCTTCGCACTGCCGCTGGAGGCGAGCGAGGTGACCGCGGACCTCGCGCTGGAACATCGCCAGAAGGGCCTGCTGTGGTACAGCACGTACAAGGTCGCGTTCGCCGGCACGTACACCTTCCGCAACGACAGCGCGCAGGAGCAAGACGTCAGCTTCAAGCTCACTTTCCCGGCAGCGCAGGCGATCTACGACGACCTGACGCTGCTGGTGGACGGCAAAGCGGTGGCGACGAAGACGGACGCGGGCGGCGTCCACGGCAGCGCGCGCGTCGCGGCCGGGCAGACGGCGCAGCTCAAGGTCGGATATCGCTCGCAGGGGCTGGAACGGTGGTCGTACGACTTCGGCGGCGACAACGAGCGCGTAGCGCAGGTGCGCGACTTCAAGCTGCACATGACCACGAACTTCAAGGACATCGATTTCCCGGAGAACACGCTCTCGCCCACGGAGAAGCGCGAGACGCCGGGCGGGTGGGCGCTCGACTGGGACTACAAGAACCTGGTGACCGGGTACGCGATCGCGATGGCGATGCCGGAGAAGCTGCAACCCGGGCCGCTGGCGGGGCAGATCAGCTTCTTCGCGCCCATCTCGCTGTTCTTCTTTTTTTTCCTGATGTTCATCATCACGACGCTGCGCGGGAGCGACCTGCATCCGATGAACTACTTCTTCCTGGCGGCGGCGTTCTTCGCCTTCCACCTGCTGATGGCGTACCTGGTGGACCACATCTCGATCCACCTGGCGTTCGCGATCAGCGCGGTGGTGTCGATCATCCTGGTGATCTCGTACCTGCGGCTGGTGGTCGGGATACGGTTCGCGGCGGTCGAGGCCGGACTGGCGCAGCTCGTATACCTGGTGCTGTTCTCGTACGCGTTCTTCTTCAAGGGCTTCACCGGGCTGGCGATCACGATCGGGTCGATCCTGACGCTGTTCGTGGTGATGCAGATGACCGGGCGGGTGAACTGGGCGGAGAAGTTCGCGAAGAAGCCGGCAGTGTAAACGGTCCTCGCTCTCTCGCCCAAGCGAAACCAGTTGGGGTGGGCAACCACTGCACTCAATTTTCGTCGACTGGAGGGTGGGGCCACCCGCCCTGTTCTGTTCTTGTTCTGAATTCGGAACAAATCGAGCATTTTCGGTTGACCCGTGGCAAGTCGTGGTATAGCTGGCCACCGGTTCGAGGAGGAACGTCGATGAAATTGGCTCGGAAATTTACGCGCAACATGCTCAGTCCGAAGACTCTTTCGGTGATTTTGGTGTTGCTGGCATTGTCGGCATATGCCTTAGCGTGCGGGCCCGGAGAATGCGTTTACGCAGGTCTGTGCTACAGCGACGGCGCCTGCCGAGGTTCGCAAATATGTATCAATGGAACCTGGTTCCCCAAGGGACAGGCTTGTATCCAACCCTAGCCCCACTTGAGGGATCTTCGTTATGCCCCGCCGAAATTGGATTCACCTGACGGATATGCAATTCGTCATGATTCTGTTGACGGGGTCGCTGGCTCTGAATGTATGGCTTGGACTTTCGATGCAGAAGCAAGCCGCAGGCAGACATGACAGTGTCATTGGGCGACGAGTTACCCCATTTCGTGTGATGGATAGTGAGAACAGGGCGTTGGAATTGGAATTTTCCAAGGAACAACGCCCTGTAGTTCTTTATGTACTCTCCCCGACTTGCCAATGGTGTGAGGCCAATCTTCCGGCTATCACCGCATTAGCCAACAACACTAAATCACGATACCGTTTTGTCGGGTTGTCGCTCTCGGACACTCGGCTGGAAGCCAGCACGGGCAATTCACTTCCGTTTCCGGTATACAGCGTTGCTTCGTTCACTTCGGTCGTCCAGATGAATCTGGGCAGTACTCCACAAACCCTGTTAATCGCTTCGGATGGAACGATTCTAAGAAGTTGGACCGGCGCCTACAAAGGCAGCAACAAGACCGAGATTGAAAAAGAATTCGGTGAGAGCCTGCCACCGATTCGGTGAGAGGGGATATCGACGTGAATATGTCCTGGAGATCTCCCCTCGTGGCCTGGATGTTCTTGACAGCATTTACCTTTGGTTTTCAAGCGACTCAAACAGGAAACGCCGGCCATCCCCGTAACCACCGCAAGCAGGCCGACGCTACGGCGGTTCGTTACTTGAAGGGTGTCGAAACGGGGCTTTCCGAGTTATCCCCGCCGATGCAGACGTCACTACTACTGCTTGAAAGCAACGCCTACAGCGCTTTTGACAAGGCCAAAGCTGCTGAACTCCTGAACCGCTCGTATGACATTTTCTTGTCGCTGCCAGATCAGGAGCGACCAGACATCAAGGCATTGGGGGCGGAAGTGGTTTCCGCCACAGCGAGGCTCAGCCCGGGACACATCCGATCACGGCTTCCCGAAGACCCCGAACTGAAAGCGATTGCGCTTCGGGTACTGGTCGAGAGCGATCTCTCGGCACGTCGCCTTAGCTCTGCTGTGGCTCTTTATCAAAGAGTCGATCGTGAGCCAGAGGTGTACCAGGCCGCCCGCGAGATACTTCTAAGACTGCCTTCATCGGACACGGAACGCCCAAACGCGGTCATGTTGCACGCGATCTGGGTCTTCAAGAATACGGAATATCCACAAGTAACGACGGGGGCTCCAGACGATCTGGCCTCAGTCCTCGTCCGATTTTCAGACCGTTTCAGCGACGAAATAAAGCGCGAGGCGATCGAATTGCTTTTGAAGCAAGTTAAAGACAACAACCGTGCAAGCCGGGAGAGAAGCATGGTCGGGAACTTCTCCGGTTCGCCACTTGTCTTCGTAAATGCTAAAGAGTTTCGAGTGTTCCAGCTTTGGCCGATCTTGAGGAAACTGGACGAAGCCCAGGCCGACAGGTTGCTGAAGGAGTCCAAGCAGGCTGCACAGTGGATGCAGAGATTCCCTGACGGAGCTCAATCGGGGCGCGGGTCGACCAGAGAAAAAGAAGAGAAATCAGCCAGCTTCGGTATTTCACATTCTTCTAACGAGTCCGGAGATTTGCTGCAGAGAGTCGAGCTCTCTTCTATCGAGAGCCAGACCGTTGCGATGGCGGGGACGGATTTGCAGAACGCGTTGGCGCAGGCGGATCGATTGCCGGCGGATTCTTCCTCCAGAACGCTTCTTGGCATGGCGCGCGTGTTCTTGGTCAAGAACCCCGATCTAAGCAAGAAGGTCCTTTCACGTTGGTCTGTCTTGTCCAGCTCAAAGTTGACCTCAAAGGAATGGCACGACTTCGTTGAAGCTGCGATTTATTACGCGAAATTAGGCGACTTGGAACAGGCGCAAAGTGTTCTTAAACGGGCGTCTCGCTTCGTGGCGGATGTCTATCACGAGGATGCAAACCCCAACGACCCAAATCAAGCGATCAAACTGTTCTGGCCTTCTTCGCAGCACTGGGGTGACATCGTGGAGGTGGCCGCTGCATTGTCGCCATCGTGTGCTGAGCAGATCATCGCTGATATTAACGACGACGAGATCAGGGCTTCAGCGGAAGTAACGGCCGCTGCGTCCCTCCTAAGAACTCCTATATGGAGGGGGACCAGCCCCATGGTTATCAGAAGAGATACACACCTCGATTGAAGAATGAGACCAAACAAGGGAGAAGCAAATGCTGAGACTAAGTCTTCGACATGTTATGCCGCTTCTGCTCCTCGTGATGGTGAGCAGCGCGTTCGGAATGCAGCAGACAGGAACCAGCCCCAAGGCTCAGCAAGGGAAGTTGTGCTACCTGGATGATTTAGCCTATTCACCTGGTGCCCAGGTTCAGCTAGGCAACCAAGTCATCTACTGCAATACGAATCAAAGATGGATAGACCACTATCCTGAGTCATTGATCCAACCATCAGCGAGTAAGTCTGAAGGAGAGAAGCAAGAAGAAGAATTCGTGCCTGTCTGTTATTTGGGAGATAAGGCCTATTCTTTCGGCCACAAGGTCAGCGAAGATGGGAGTAGCAGAGTCTGCAGATTGAAGGGCGTTTGGGCCACAAGCAGACCCGATTCTCCAAAACCTGCTGGTAAACGCCACTGACGAAGCAGCGGCGAACCCTGACTGCGTCAAAACGTAAGGCGCGCTCTGAGGGTCGCGCGACAACTCTCTTAGTTGTCGCGGGTTCGACATGTGAATAGCGACCGCCGGCCACGCCGGTCAGACGCCGGCGCCTACTTGGCTCTTACTTCTTCCCACCTGCCGGCGCTGCTGGTCCGGCCGGCACGCTGAAGCCGGTGAGCGGGTTGCCGTAGAACGCGTCGGTCTTCCACGCGGTCTTGTTCCAGGCGCCGTCCATGTCGCCCAGCACCTGGATGGGGACGATGACGCGGTTGCGGCCGAGCTTGTTCGCGCCTGCGATGCCGTTATCCACCAGCTTGCCGTCGGCATCCACTTTGAACTGCGCCACTCGGACCAGCTTCCCTTTGTGGAGGAACTTGATCTCGTAGTCGCCGGGGTTCTCCTTCAGCAGGTACATCTTGCCGAACATGCTCTCGTTGGGCTGGTCGGTGTCGTTCCAGGCCTTGAGGTTGGGGAAGCTGCAGGCGACGCGGGTCCAGTTGTAGCGATCGCTCTCGGCGGTGAAGTGGGTCACGTTGTTCTGCACCTCGTCGGAGCCGCAGCCGGCCTTGCCGACCTCGTCGCCGTCGTAGTACATCTTCCCGACTTCCTTGCCGTTGTGGAAGACGTGCGGATCGGGCGCGCCGTGCGGCTCGCCGCGGTACCAGAACGAGAAGCCCAGCGTCGGATACTTCATGCCGTACACGTCGTCGGCGACGAGATAGACGTAGGCGATGGGCAGGTTCCAGTCGTGGTCGACGTAGTAGACCATGTGCTGCGCGAACTTCGGGCCGTTCTCGTTGGAACGCGTCTTGCCGACCTTGGCGGTGCCGGTGAACAGCGTGATGTCGGTGCCGTTCAACTCGTTCTTCATCTTGATGGCGAACTTCACCGGGCCGGTGTAGAGCGTGCTCTTGCCGGTCTCCTCGACGTCCCGGCCGCCGCACTCGGTCTTCCACCAGTAGCCGGGCTGGGTGTCGCCGGTCGAGCAGTTGAACGAGACCCACTTGGGCGCGCCGGGATAGCCGAACTCGGCGTAGAGCTGGCTGCCGCTCGGGATAGGGCCGTTGACGCGGAACTTGAGCGCCGGCACCCAGCTCCAGACGTCGAAGCTCTTCTTGTAGGAGTTCACGGTCCAGGCGGTGACCTGGACGGAGTCCTTCTGGATGGTGGGCTGGTCGGCGTCCTGCGCGGCGGCGGGCTGCGGCGCCAGCAATGCGCACGCGATGGCGACCAGGCAGAACGCGGCAGCAGCTTGTTTGCGGCTCATACGCTCACCTCTGTGGGGATGCAACGGGGAGCCGGATGTTAGGGGCGGGGCCTCCGGTGAGTCAAGGACAAAACCTTTCACCACGAAGGACACCAAGGAACACGAAGGCCTTTTCTTGGTCTTCCTTCGTGAACCTTCGTGGCCTCCGTGGTGAAAGATCCTTAATCGCCGGCGTTGGCCGCGGCCTTGGCGCGCGCCAGTTCCGGGCGATCGGAGTCCGAGCCGGAGCAGTTCTTCACCAGCTGCGCGTAGTACTGGGCGGCGAGCTCCTGCTTCCCCGCCGCAGCGGCCGCCTGCGCGGCGCCGTAGAGCGAGTCGAAGCGGCCGGGGTCGGTCTTCATCGCGGTCTGGTACTCGGCGAGCGCTTCGGGAGCGCGGCCGAGCTCGAGCAGCAGGTCGGCGAGCATCTCGCGCGCCGGGATCTCGACTTCGCCCTTGCCGACCTTGTCCTGCTTCTCGGCGACGGAGCGCAGCAGCGTGATGGCTTCGGCGTGGTTGCCTTCGGCGTAGCGCAGCCAGGCGAGAGCTTCGTTGCGGCCGTCGTCCAGGTAGCGCGCGAAGTAGGCCTTGTCGCCGGCGGAGGTCGCGGCGATGGCAGCCTGGAGCTGGTCGACCGCGGACTTGGCGGTCGCGGCGTCCTTCAGGTGTCCGGCGGCGATGGCGTTCGCCCAATGCGCTTTCGCGGCGACGAACGGAGGCGCGCCGGCGTCGGCGCGCAGCGCGAGCGCCTGCTTCCAGTCGTGACGCTCCAGGTAGAAGGTGGCGGGAAAAGTGACGCGGCGGTCGTAGTAGTAGTCGTAGTAAGCCGGGTCCACGTCCTCCTTCTTCATGCTCATCATGGCGTCGAGCATGGCGCGGGCGTTGCGGTCGTCGCCGAGCTGGAGGTAGGCGTACTCGAGGAACTCCATGGAGTGCACCTTGTGGTGCGCCATGTGGAAGCCGTGCATCTTCTCGGCGGCGGCGAGCGCGGCAGTGTTGGACTGCACGCTGTCGTGCCACAGGCCGAGGCGCGAGAAGATGTGCGACGGCATGTGCACGGCGTGCGGCGAGGTGGGCGCGATCTTGGCGTAGGCGCGCGCGGCGGCCAGGCCCTGCGGCGCGAGCTCGGGATTGTCGGTGGCGTGAATGAGGTAGTGCGTGATGCCGGGGTGCGCGCTCGCGCCCGGCAACTGCTGGTTCAGGATGGCGACCGCTTCGCGGCGCAGCTTGAGCGAGGGGTCGTCGCCGTCGTCGCGCGCGAGCAGCGAGAGCGCGTAGAAGACGGCGGCCTCGCGGTCCTGCGGGTTCGCCTGGCGGAGCTTTTCCATCGCGGCGGAGTACTGCTCGACGCGCGCGGTGTAGCCGGCTTCGTCGGCCGAAGCGAAGAAGAGCTGGAGCGCGGCGATGTAGTCGCGCTCGCGCTGCGTCCTGGGCTTGAGCGCCTGGGCTTCGCGCAGCAGCGCGGCGCCGCGCTTGGTCTCGCCGGCGTTCGGACGCGCCCAGAGCTGGTGATAGAGCGACATCGCGCGCCCCCAGAAGCCCATCGCGCACTTCGGGTCGCGCTCGGTGACGGCTTCGAAGGTCTTCTCGGCTTGCTGGTATTCGAACGAGTGCAGCCACGCCACGCCCTGCTCGAACTGCTTCTGGACCTTCGGCGAGCACGACGTGGGGAACGAGACCGCGCCGAGCTGCGCGCTGGTCAGGTCGTGGTGATGGCCTTCGTCGGCCAGCAGCGGCAAGGCGAGCGACACCAATGCGAGGACGAGACAGAAGCGCTTCATCGCGACCTCCTTAGCGGACCTTGAGCAGCTCGACGTCGAAGATGAGCGTGGCGTTCGGCGGGATGACGCCGCCGGCGCCGCGCGAGCCGTAGCCGGCGGTCGGCGGGATCTTGAGCTGGCGCTTGCCGCCTTCCTTCATGCCGGCGACGCCTTCGTCCCAGCCCTTGATGACCTGGCCGGCGCCGAGCTGGAAGGTGAAGGGGTCCATGCGGTCGACGGAGCTGTCGAACTTCTTGCCGTTGGTGAGCCAGCCGGTGTAGTGGACGACGACTGTCTTGCCGGGGGTCGCGACTTTGCCTTCGCCGACCTTGATGTCCCAGTATTCGACGTCAGACTTGGTCATCTTCGGCTTGCCGGTGACCTTGGTGGGGGCGGCGGTCGAGGCGGTCTGCGCGACAAGCAGCGCGGCGCAGGCCGCGAGGACGAGCAGGAGCGAGAGCGTGCGTTTCATGCGGTCTCCGTAGGGAAAAGCTGGAATGCGCAAAAGAAGATGATACATCGGCGGCGGGGCGTCAGCGGCCGGGGCCCTGGTCGGCGGCGACGACCCAGTCGAGCGCCTCGGCGAGCGTCTCGAAGCGCTCGTGGAGGTGGTGGGAGAAAGTCTCGACGGCCTCGAGTTGCTTCTGCTGGGCGTCGTCGACTCCGACCATGGCGGCGCGGACCACGTAGGGCGTGTCGTAGACGTTCGCTTCCTTGATCTTGGTGATGACGTTCTTGTTGAACTTGGCGCCGGTGACGTCGGCGACGGTCAGCACCGAGCCCTTCGGCTGAGAGGTCACCAAGCGTTTGCGCTCCTCGACCATGGCGAGCTGCTCGGCCTCGTCGGCCAAGTGGCTGTAGTCGAGCAACAGGACCTGCTTGCCCTTGTGCGTGATGAAACGGACGCGCTGCATGGCAGTCCACGGTCCACGGTCCACGGTGGACAGAGCCGGGAATCTTAGCGCAAGTCGGGGCTCGGCGTCTTGACAGCGGAAATCGTTGGTCTATTCTGCTGTGCCTTCCAACGGGAAAAGGAGCAGCCATGAGATACGTGACGGGTGTCGTCATCCTTCTATTGGCGGTGAGCGCGGCGGCGCAGACCGCGAGCGAGCCGGCGAAGCCCCAGCCGAAACCGAAGACCATGGCGGGCGCGGTGGTTCCCTCCTGGATGAAGATGGAAAAAGAAGTGCGCGGCAAGTGGGCGGAGGCGTATCCCAAGGAGAAGATCATCCAGGTGGACAAGGTCGGTGAGCCGACCTACAACGACGAGCCGGGCAGCGTCTCGACGTCGACGACTACCAGCGGCAGCTTCGACTGGAGCAGTTGGGGATGGAACGAGACCAACTGGAGCACGACGACGATGGGCCGGCAGGGCAGCTACCTGCGGCAGAAAGTCGACGTCACGGTCGAGCGGCCGAACCAGACCAAGGCGCGCTTCCACACCGCGGCACTGTACAAGCTGGCCGGCGGGCAGTGGCAGTTCGTCGAGCTGCCGGTGGGGAAAGTGGACGAACTGGGCGGGCCGAACTCCGCCGGGCGACCGACGAAGTCGCAGGCGGCGGAGCTGTTCGTGGCGGGGTGGAAGAACGCGCGGCCGGACTTCACGGTGAAGAGCGTCGAGATCCTGAGCGAGGAGTACCACCAGTACAAGGAGCGGCAGTGGATGACGTACAAACTCGCGGCGCACGTGACCGGCACGAAGGGCGCGATGGCCGGCAAGGACTACAAGTGCGAGCCTGCCGACTACAGCTCGGTGCTGAAGTACGACAACGAGAAGAAGGCGTGGGCGGCTTCGGAGAGCGACATCGCCAACGTGAACGAGACGGCGGTGTGCGAGGCGGAGTAGAGCGGGCGTCGGTCGTCGGCCAAGAGGATTGGCGCGGCGCGGTTGAAGACTGAAGTCACGGCAGCAGGGATTCGACGACGCCGTACGCGGAGCTGAGGGCGGCGTCGAGCTGCGTGGCGTCGGGGCCGCCGGCTTCGGCGAGGTCGGGGCGGCCGCCGCCCTTGCCGCCGACCTTCGCGGCGACCTGTCCGACGATCTTGCCGGCCTGGACTTTTTCCGTCAGATCCTTGGTGACGCCGACGATGATGGCGGCCTTGCCGTCGAGGGCGGACCCCAGCACGACGACGCCAGAGCCGAGCTTGTTGCGCAGGTTGTCGACCAGCGTGCGCATCTGGTTGCGGTCCACGTTCTCGACCCGCTGGACGGCGACCTTCACGCCCTTCACCGTCTTCACGGTATCGCCAGCCGCAGAGACCGCCGACGACGCCGAGCGCATGCGCAGGGTTTCCAATTCTTTCTGCAGCTTCTTTATCTCCGTCTCGCGGCGGTCGAGTTCGGAGCGCAGTGCCTGCGCGGGCGAAGCCGCTTCGCCGCGGACCAGGTTCGCGACCACGTGCTCGAGCTCGTGGTCGCGGCGGAAGTGCTCGAGCGAGCCGGCGCCGGTGACGGCCTCCACGCGGCGCACGCCGGATGAGACCGAGCCTTCCTTCAGCACTTTGATCAGGCCGATCTCGCCGGTGGCGCCGGTGTGGGTGCCGCCGCAGAGCTCGGTGGAGAAGTCGCCGATGCGGATGACGCGGACCTTGTCGCCGTACTTCTCGCCGAACAGCGCCATCGCCTTGAACTCGTTGATGGCCTGGTCGATGGGGACGTCGTTGATGACCTCGATCTTCTCGTTGCGCAGGACTTCCTTGTTGGCGAGGTCCTCGATGTCCTGGAGCTCCTCGTCGGCGACGGAGGTGAAGTGCGAGAAGTCGAAGCGCAGGTGGCCGGGCGCGACCAGCGAGCCCGCCTGCTTGACGTGCTTGCCGAGGACCTCGCGCAGCGCGGCGTGCAACAGGTGCGTGGCGGTGTGGTTGCGCATGGTGTGGGCGCGGACTTCGTCGTTGACCTTGGCGATGACGCGGTCGCCGACCACGATGGGATGTTTCGCTACGACGTGGTGCGCGCGCACGCCCTGCACCGGCAGCGTGCAGCCGCGGACCTGGGCGACGACGTTGCGCGATAAGTCGAGGAGCCAGCCGACGTCGCCGACCTGCCCGCCGGATTCGGCGTAGAACGGAGTGTGGTCGAGGACGACCTCGCCTTCTTCGCCGGGCTTGAGCTCCTGCGCGCCCGCGCCGCCCTTCACGATGGCGATGACCTTGCAGTCGGCGGATTCGGTGCGCGCGTAGCCTTCGAAGACCGTCTTCGCGAGATCGCGCAGGAGGGGCGAGGCGGTCGCCTTGCCGGCGCCGCCCTTCCACGAGGCTTTCGCGCGCTCGCGCTGCTGCTGCATCGCGCGCTCGAAACCTTCGACATCGAAGTGCAGCCCCTGGTCGCGCGCCGCGTCCATCATGAAGTCGAAGGGCAGGCCGAAGGTGTCGTAGAGCTTGAAGGCGGCGTCGCCGGAGTAGGTTGGAGACGAGTCCGGGGACTTCCTTTTCTCGGCGAGCAGCGGCGCGAAATCGTCTTCCAGCTTCTTGAGTCCGAGGTCGAGCGTGTGCGCGAATCTGCGCTCCTCTTCGTGGATGACCTTGCTCACGCGGTCGGCGGTCTCGTTCAGCTCGGGGTAGGCGCCCTGCATGAGGTCGCGGACGGCGAAGACCATCTGGAACATGAAGGGCTGGTTCTGGCCGAGCAGGCGTCCGTGGCGGATGCCGCGGCGCAGGATCTTGCGCAGCACGTAGCCGCGGCCTTCGTTCGACGGCAGCACGCCGTCGGAGATGAGGAACGTGGAGGCGCGGGCGTGGTCGGCGATGACGCGCAGCGACGCCGCATTGCGCGTGTCCTTCTCCGCCGCGAGCTCCTTCTTCTCGTCGACGCCGACGAGCTCGGCCGCGTGCTCGAGCAACGGCGTGAACAGGTCGGTGTCGTAGTTCGAGAGCTTGCCCTGGAGCACGGCGGCGATGCGCTCCAGTCCCATGCCGGTGTCGATCGAGGGCTTGGGCAGCGGGTTGTAATTGCCCGCGGCGTCGCGGTCGAACTGCATGAAGACGAGGTTCCAGATCTCCATGTAGCGGCCGCACTCGCAGCCGAACTTGCAGTCGGCGTGGCCCTGCTCGCTGGCCGCCGCGCCCAGGTCGATGTGCAGCTCGGAGCAGGGGCCGCAGGGGCCGGTGTCGCCCATGGCCCAGAAGTTGTCCTTCATCCCCATGGCGAAGACGCGATCCTTGGGGACGCCGACCTCGAGCCAGTGTTTTTCCGCCTCGTCGTCGCGCGGGATGCCCTGCTCGCCCTGGAAGATGGTGGCGTAGAGTTTGGACTTGTCGACGCCGTACCACTGCGGCGAGGTGACCAGCTCCCAGGCGAACTTCACGGCGTCGCGCTTGAAGTAGTCGCCGAAGCTGAAGTTGCCGAGCATCTCGAAGAAGGTGTGGTGGCGGTTGGTGAAGCCGACGTTCTCGAGGTCGTTGTGCTTGCCGCCCGCGCGCACGCACTTCTGCGAACTACAGGCGCGCGAGTAGTCGCGCTTCTCCAGGCCGAGGAAGGTGTCCTTGAACTGGTTCATGCCCGCGTTGGTGAAGAGCAGCGTGGGGTCGTTGGCCGGCAGGAGCGAGGACGAATGGACGCGGCGGTGTTTCTGCTGCTCGAAGTAGCGCAGGAACATCTCGCGGATCTCGGAACCGGACATGCGGGAGCGCTCGGCCATGGCGAAACCGTCATTCTAGCAGGCTGAATCCGCGTGATTCCCGTTGACATCCGCGGCCCGTGCCCGCACAATCGACTTCCCCGTACAACTTCAGTCCCCAGGCCCTTCGAACCATCAAGGAGCACTCCATGCGCCGTCGTCCGTTCGCTGTCACCCTCATCCTGCTTTCGCTGACCGTGGTCGCCCTGGCGGCCTCGAAGGGGACTGCGACCAACACCTTCGTGCAGCCGAACCTCTCGCTGACCGGCGCGGGCGTGAGCCACGACGGCAACAACGCCTACTTGAACGGCGCGAGCGGAGTGCAGTCGTACCTGGGCGCGGGCGGGAAGAATGCCAACCTGGTGACCTACAGCACGGGCCGCCGGATGCGTTTCATCTTCGATCCGGCGTCGCCGGCGTGGCAAGCGTCCGGCCTGCCGCAGAACTTCCTGGCGGAAGTCAGCGCGTTCGGCGTGAACTACTTCGGGCCGTATGTCTCGATGGGCCCCGGCACGACGGCGCAGGTCGCGCTGACCATCCAGTTCAAGTACAACAACGTGACCTACGAGCTGGCGTACGGCTCGGTGGCGGCCTATCACGACACGGCGACGAGCTGGCTGCTCACCTGGACGTCGTTCGACCTGCCCGGCTATCCGGGCTTCTCGCCGAGCGACCAGGCGACGCTCAGCCGGCTGCGCAACAACCAGCGCACGAGGTTCGGCGCGGTGAACATGCCGGTGCGCTACTCCGTGCAGCTGGCCTAGCCCCAAAAACCCGCTTGACAACCTTTCCCGCCAGGCGCAGAATCCTACCCAGATAGGCGAAGAAAAGGCGAATCAAGAGTTCCCTTCGATCTTTCAGCCTTGGCGGCCCGTTCGGTCTGTGGCCTGGATCCTCGGACCGCCACCTTATTGGTTCACAGTCCCACAGTGCACGGTCCACGGTGGCCGGTCCTAGGGACTGTGGACTCAGGATTCTTATATGGCTTCTCCCCTGGCGGTACCCACGGTCGAGCTGTCGGCGCTGCCCGCGGGCGCGGCAAAATCCCAACTGATCAAGAAGAGCGTCGAGGCGGCGCTGGAGAAGAAGGTCCCGTCGGCGCTGACGGTGCGCGAGCGCCCGCTGCCGGTGTGCCTGCCGACCGGGGTGGCGGAGGTCGACGCGCTGTGCGGCGGCGTGCCGCGCGGCGCGCTGAGCGAGATCACCGGGGCGGCTTCCTCCGGGCGGACTTCCCTGCTCCTTTCTTTACTCGCGCAAGTCACGGCGCGGCAGGAGTTCTGCGCGCTGGTGGACGCCTCGGGCAGCTTCGATCCACACTCCGGATGGGAGGCGGGTATCGAGCTGGAGCGGCTTCTGTGGGTGCGGTGCGGCAGTACCGAGTCCCGGGCACCGAGTACCGAGCGAGAAGCTTTGCGAAGCGTGAAGCCTGGGTCTTCGCGCCACTCGCAACTCGCAACTCACAACTCGGTACTCAGTACCCGGTACTCGGTACTCGACAGCGTCCTGCGGGTGGCCGACCTGCTGCTGGCGAGCGGCGGCTTCGGGCTGGTGGCGCTCGACCTGGGCGACGTGGCGGTCGAGATGGCGCGGCGCGTCCCGCTGACCACGTGGTTCCGCTTCCGGCGCGCGGTCGAAGGCACGCCGGCCGCGCTGGTCGTGCTGGAAGAAGAGGCGCACGCGAAGAGCTGCGCGGAAGTGGTGCTAAAGCTCGAATCTTCAGACTTCAGATTGCAGTCGTCAGGCGAGTCGCCGGTCGTCGGCCCTCGGCCGTCGGCCGCAGCGATCTTCACCGGGATGA contains:
- a CDS encoding inner membrane CreD family protein, whose amino-acid sequence is MAKRLAAIIFIFVCTAVAWLILGATIMNRTYDMDSGLKEKVASNWGTQQKQSPPEATWTRTRKQTNLVATENGKTERREVEVVDAFALPLEASEVTADLALEHRQKGLLWYSTYKVAFAGTYTFRNDSAQEQDVSFKLTFPAAQAIYDDLTLLVDGKAVATKTDAGGVHGSARVAAGQTAQLKVGYRSQGLERWSYDFGGDNERVAQVRDFKLHMTTNFKDIDFPENTLSPTEKRETPGGWALDWDYKNLVTGYAIAMAMPEKLQPGPLAGQISFFAPISLFFFFFLMFIITTLRGSDLHPMNYFFLAAAFFAFHLLMAYLVDHISIHLAFAISAVVSIILVISYLRLVVGIRFAAVEAGLAQLVYLVLFSYAFFFKGFTGLAITIGSILTLFVVMQMTGRVNWAEKFAKKPAV
- a CDS encoding tetratricopeptide repeat protein, with the translated sequence MKRFCLVLALVSLALPLLADEGHHHDLTSAQLGAVSFPTSCSPKVQKQFEQGVAWLHSFEYQQAEKTFEAVTERDPKCAMGFWGRAMSLYHQLWARPNAGETKRGAALLREAQALKPRTQRERDYIAALQLFFASADEAGYTARVEQYSAAMEKLRQANPQDREAAVFYALSLLARDDGDDPSLKLRREAVAILNQQLPGASAHPGITHYLIHATDNPELAPQGLAAARAYAKIAPTSPHAVHMPSHIFSRLGLWHDSVQSNTAALAAAEKMHGFHMAHHKVHSMEFLEYAYLQLGDDRNARAMLDAMMSMKKEDVDPAYYDYYYDRRVTFPATFYLERHDWKQALALRADAGAPPFVAAKAHWANAIAAGHLKDAATAKSAVDQLQAAIAATSAGDKAYFARYLDDGRNEALAWLRYAEGNHAEAITLLRSVAEKQDKVGKGEVEIPAREMLADLLLELGRAPEALAEYQTAMKTDPGRFDSLYGAAQAAAAAGKQELAAQYYAQLVKNCSGSDSDRPELARAKAAANAGD
- a CDS encoding FKBP-type peptidyl-prolyl cis-trans isomerase, which codes for MKRTLSLLLVLAACAALLVAQTASTAAPTKVTGKPKMTKSDVEYWDIKVGEGKVATPGKTVVVHYTGWLTNGKKFDSSVDRMDPFTFQLGAGQVIKGWDEGVAGMKEGGKRQLKIPPTAGYGSRGAGGVIPPNATLIFDVELLKVR
- the alaS gene encoding alanine--tRNA ligase — its product is MAERSRMSGSEIREMFLRYFEQQKHRRVHSSSLLPANDPTLLFTNAGMNQFKDTFLGLEKRDYSRACSSQKCVRAGGKHNDLENVGFTNRHHTFFEMLGNFSFGDYFKRDAVKFAWELVTSPQWYGVDKSKLYATIFQGEQGIPRDDEAEKHWLEVGVPKDRVFAMGMKDNFWAMGDTGPCGPCSELHIDLGAAASEQGHADCKFGCECGRYMEIWNLVFMQFDRDAAGNYNPLPKPSIDTGMGLERIAAVLQGKLSNYDTDLFTPLLEHAAELVGVDEKKELAAEKDTRNAASLRVIADHARASTFLISDGVLPSNEGRGYVLRKILRRGIRHGRLLGQNQPFMFQMVFAVRDLMQGAYPELNETADRVSKVIHEEERRFAHTLDLGLKKLEDDFAPLLAEKRKSPDSSPTYSGDAAFKLYDTFGLPFDFMMDAARDQGLHFDVEGFERAMQQQRERAKASWKGGAGKATASPLLRDLAKTVFEGYARTESADCKVIAIVKGGAGAQELKPGEEGEVVLDHTPFYAESGGQVGDVGWLLDLSRNVVAQVRGCTLPVQGVRAHHVVAKHPIVVGDRVIAKVNDEVRAHTMRNHTATHLLHAALREVLGKHVKQAGSLVAPGHLRFDFSHFTSVADEELQDIEDLANKEVLRNEKIEVINDVPIDQAINEFKAMALFGEKYGDKVRVIRIGDFSTELCGGTHTGATGEIGLIKVLKEGSVSSGVRRVEAVTGAGSLEHFRRDHELEHVVANLVRGEAASPAQALRSELDRRETEIKKLQKELETLRMRSASSAVSAAGDTVKTVKGVKVAVQRVENVDRNQMRTLVDNLRNKLGSGVVVLGSALDGKAAIIVGVTKDLTEKVQAGKIVGQVAAKVGGKGGGRPDLAEAGGPDATQLDAALSSAYGVVESLLP